One bacterium genomic window carries:
- a CDS encoding secondary thiamine-phosphate synthase enzyme YjbQ translates to MFALEEIDVTTLTVSTKSRNELVDITGGVRDFVRDAAAKSGAVLVFCPHTTAAITINENADPDVPADIVLGLGKIAPILAEFRHSEGNSDSHIKSSLVGCSELVTIEDGKLGLGTWQGIFFCEFDGPRKRKVHLTLLASA, encoded by the coding sequence ATGTTCGCGTTGGAGGAAATCGACGTGACAACCCTTACCGTTTCAACGAAAAGTCGCAACGAGCTTGTCGATATCACCGGCGGCGTGCGTGATTTCGTCCGCGACGCGGCGGCGAAATCCGGCGCCGTGCTCGTGTTCTGCCCGCACACCACCGCCGCAATCACCATCAACGAAAACGCCGACCCGGACGTGCCCGCGGACATCGTGCTTGGCCTTGGAAAAATCGCGCCGATCCTGGCCGAATTCCGGCACAGCGAAGGCAACTCGGATTCGCACATCAAGTCGAGCCTCGTCGGATGCTCGGAGTTGGTGACGATCGAAGACGGCAAGCTTGGGCTCGGCACGTGGCAGGGAATTTTCTTTTGCGAGTTCGACGGCCCGCGCAAACGCAAGGTCCACCTGACGCTTCTCGCGTCGGCATGA
- the rsmB gene encoding 16S rRNA (cytosine(967)-C(5))-methyltransferase RsmB, with the protein MTGEARAPSRDARRLALDALTAVRRKRAYLSLTLSALLDRSNAGAADRRLAVAIASGVMRRRRRLDDEIDAVSKTPVDKLEPVVRDALRIGLYQLRFLDRIPAHAAVGETVTLVPPRARGFVNAVLKTLAQGDAYLAPAGDDAASLARRYSVPDWLAAMWRETYGPARAERLLAAMQEEPRAVLRACGASADDVIAELAREGIDAKRTDLSPFGVVADNLDTAIASVPFREGRLTVQGEAAQLVTLLVDPRPGEQVLDACAAPGGKTTHIAERVGAGGRVVARDVHAGRLALVAENARRLGLANVETTLVEEIERDIDPGDTQGDGEIFDRVLVDAPCSGLGQLQKHPETRWLLASEDPARLGVLQRAILADAARHVRPGGRLVYATCTLARTENEDVVRDFLAAHADFSLVPAGGALAESVARFDAGRAARIAALADESGALQLLPSEHGTDGAFAVAMRRRE; encoded by the coding sequence TTGACCGGCGAGGCGCGCGCGCCTTCCCGCGACGCCCGCCGGCTCGCGCTCGACGCGCTGACGGCGGTGCGCCGCAAACGCGCGTATCTTTCACTCACGCTCTCGGCGCTTCTCGACCGATCGAACGCAGGCGCGGCGGATCGGCGGCTCGCGGTCGCGATCGCCTCCGGCGTGATGCGGCGCCGGCGCCGGCTTGACGACGAAATCGACGCCGTATCAAAAACGCCGGTCGACAAACTCGAACCGGTCGTGCGCGACGCGCTGCGGATCGGTCTTTATCAACTGCGTTTCCTTGACCGCATCCCCGCGCACGCGGCGGTCGGCGAAACGGTGACGCTCGTCCCCCCGCGAGCGCGGGGTTTCGTGAACGCGGTGCTGAAAACGCTCGCGCAGGGCGATGCCTACCTTGCACCCGCCGGCGACGATGCCGCGTCACTCGCGCGGCGGTATTCCGTGCCCGACTGGTTGGCCGCGATGTGGCGCGAAACCTACGGCCCCGCGCGCGCCGAGCGCCTTCTTGCCGCGATGCAGGAGGAGCCGCGCGCGGTGCTGCGGGCGTGCGGCGCGAGCGCGGACGACGTCATCGCCGAACTCGCGCGCGAGGGCATCGACGCCAAACGCACGGATCTGTCGCCGTTTGGCGTCGTCGCCGACAACCTCGATACGGCCATTGCGTCCGTGCCGTTTCGCGAGGGACGACTCACCGTGCAGGGCGAGGCCGCGCAGCTCGTAACGCTGCTTGTCGATCCGCGGCCGGGCGAACAGGTGCTCGACGCCTGCGCCGCGCCGGGCGGCAAAACGACGCACATCGCCGAACGCGTCGGTGCGGGCGGGCGCGTCGTCGCGCGCGATGTCCACGCGGGGCGGCTGGCACTCGTCGCCGAAAATGCAAGGCGGCTTGGTTTGGCGAATGTGGAGACGACGTTGGTGGAGGAAATCGAGAGGGATATTGACCCGGGCGACACGCAAGGCGACGGCGAAATTTTCGATCGCGTCCTCGTCGACGCGCCGTGTTCGGGTTTGGGGCAGTTGCAAAAGCACCCGGAGACGCGATGGCTGCTGGCCTCCGAGGATCCCGCGCGGCTCGGCGTGCTGCAACGCGCGATTCTCGCGGACGCGGCGCGACACGTGCGTCCGGGCGGTCGGCTCGTGTACGCGACGTGCACGCTCGCGCGCACGGAGAACGAAGACGTCGTGCGCGACTTTCTCGCCGCGCACGCCGACTTTTCGCTTGTCCCCGCGGGCGGCGCGCTTGCCGAGTCGGTGGCGCGATTTGACGCCGGGCGCGCCGCGCGCATCGCCGCGCTTGCGGACGAGTCCGGCGCGCTGCAGCTTCTGCCGTCGGAGCACGGCACGGATGGCGCGTTCGCCGTGGCGATGCGGCGTCGGGAATGA
- a CDS encoding SGNH/GDSL hydrolase family protein — translation MSMKPAPRIVRAVFPVVLGLVAGALFAEAGVRALGIAPRVYRIASGVHRISEDPDLRYEPIPYTEFEGEAINGDGRRDFHYPREKRSGVFRIAWLGDSVTYGWASFLWEAHPKVAERVLNARAGAGASHVEVFNFGVRGYGAPEIVACLRAKALAVDPDLVVWSYNHNDPDPYSVDILDLLGQQTGADEAFLSSGGAWRRGLRGALLGHSKLFALVRYRLAEAMHRDAARNSEGLRLLAQREKLSYEALRENYFFRVFAEHRDRVRNAIDGFARLARERGVPAAMVIVPLLDDLTDYRYEPLHAGIAQMAAARGIVTIDPLAEFRQAAGARPDVALGVDHNHPSEAGQRLLGIVVARALAARGLVGAARGDADEMSFDASAFADDFPIDADLAARDMFHIEWGFRQLVLDNPDDAVNAFLAARRINPNNPLADKGLRRAFDATRDAALRRAIVETLGGPAAFAR, via the coding sequence ATGAGCATGAAACCTGCGCCGCGCATCGTCCGCGCCGTTTTTCCCGTCGTGCTCGGCCTTGTTGCGGGCGCGCTTTTCGCGGAGGCGGGCGTGCGCGCGCTTGGGATCGCGCCGCGCGTTTATCGCATCGCGTCCGGCGTGCATCGAATTTCGGAAGATCCCGATCTGCGTTACGAGCCGATTCCGTACACCGAGTTCGAGGGCGAGGCGATCAATGGCGACGGGCGGCGCGATTTTCATTATCCGCGCGAAAAACGCTCCGGCGTGTTTCGCATCGCGTGGCTTGGCGATTCGGTCACTTACGGCTGGGCGAGCTTTTTGTGGGAGGCGCATCCGAAGGTCGCCGAGCGCGTGTTGAACGCGCGCGCGGGCGCCGGCGCTTCGCACGTGGAGGTCTTCAATTTCGGAGTGCGCGGATACGGCGCGCCGGAGATTGTCGCCTGCCTGCGCGCCAAGGCGCTTGCCGTCGATCCCGATCTTGTCGTGTGGTCGTACAATCACAACGATCCCGACCCGTACAGCGTGGATATCCTCGATCTGCTCGGCCAGCAGACCGGTGCGGACGAGGCGTTTTTGTCCTCCGGCGGCGCGTGGCGACGCGGTTTGCGCGGCGCGCTACTCGGGCACAGCAAGCTGTTTGCCCTCGTGCGTTATCGCCTCGCCGAGGCGATGCATCGCGACGCGGCGAGGAACAGCGAAGGACTGCGCCTTCTCGCGCAAAGGGAAAAGCTAAGTTACGAGGCACTTCGCGAGAATTACTTTTTTCGCGTGTTCGCCGAGCATCGCGACCGCGTGCGCAACGCGATCGACGGATTCGCGCGCCTGGCGCGCGAGCGCGGCGTCCCGGCGGCCATGGTTATCGTTCCGCTGCTCGACGATCTGACGGACTATCGCTACGAGCCGCTGCACGCCGGGATCGCGCAAATGGCGGCGGCGCGCGGCATCGTGACGATCGACCCGCTCGCCGAATTTCGGCAGGCCGCCGGCGCGCGCCCGGACGTGGCGCTCGGTGTCGATCACAATCACCCGAGCGAGGCGGGCCAGCGGCTGCTTGGCATCGTTGTCGCGCGCGCGCTGGCGGCGCGCGGGCTTGTTGGCGCGGCGCGCGGCGATGCCGATGAGATGTCGTTTGACGCTTCGGCGTTCGCGGACGATTTTCCGATCGACGCGGACCTCGCCGCACGTGACATGTTCCACATCGAATGGGGCTTTCGGCAGCTCGTCCTCGACAATCCGGACGACGCGGTGAACGCCTTTCTTGCGGCGCGGCGGATCAATCCGAATAATCCCCTCGCGGACAAGGGATTGCGGCGTGCGTTCGACGCAACGCGCGACGCCGCTTTGCGCCGCGCGATCGTCGAGACGCTCGGCGGACCGGCGGCCTTCGCGCGTTAG
- a CDS encoding NifU family protein yields MSEHEQNIEKLKAIFESNIKPLVERQGSSVEFVSFDGSTVFVRASGRVDASVIRRAALGIIRNHMPDVTAVEDAASASASAVTDTAAGGSSWSSEQLQRIQDLFDSTINPALAGHGGFAKPLDVRGDKLYIQVGGGCQGCGMASVTVKQGIESIIRQHWPEIHEVIDTTDHASGTNPYY; encoded by the coding sequence ATGAGCGAACATGAACAGAACATCGAAAAGCTGAAAGCCATTTTCGAAAGCAATATCAAACCTCTGGTCGAGCGGCAGGGCTCGTCCGTGGAGTTTGTCTCGTTCGACGGAAGCACGGTCTTCGTTCGCGCGAGCGGGCGCGTCGATGCGTCGGTCATCCGGCGCGCGGCGCTTGGCATCATCCGCAACCACATGCCCGATGTCACGGCGGTGGAGGATGCGGCCTCGGCGTCGGCGTCCGCGGTAACCGATACGGCGGCCGGCGGTTCGAGTTGGTCGAGCGAACAGTTGCAGAGGATTCAGGATCTTTTCGACTCGACGATCAATCCCGCTCTCGCGGGCCACGGCGGATTCGCCAAACCGCTCGACGTGCGCGGCGACAAGCTCTACATCCAGGTCGGCGGCGGCTGCCAGGGCTGCGGCATGGCGTCGGTCACCGTGAAGCAGGGCATCGAGTCGATCATCCGCCAGCACTGGCCGGAGATCCATGAGGTCATCGACACGACCGATCACGCCTCGGGCACGAACCCTTACTAC